A part of Mustela erminea isolate mMusErm1 chromosome 9, mMusErm1.Pri, whole genome shotgun sequence genomic DNA contains:
- the LOC116600175 gene encoding olfactory receptor 51F2 produces MLALNKTNVQPLTFFLTGIPGLKAAQVWISIPFCLLYVIALSGNSVILFVVLREQNLHEPMYYFLSMLSATDLSLSLCTLSTTLGVFWFEAREITLNACIAQMFFLHGFTFMESGVLLAMAFDRFVAICNPLRYTTVLTNARIAQIGMTMLVRNVAVMLPVVLFVKKLSFCSAVVLSHSYCYHVDLIQLSCTDNRINSILGLFALFSTTGFDCPCILLSYVLIIRSVLSIASSEGRQKAFNTCISHISAVAIFYIPLISLSLVHRYGHSAPAFVHTIMANVFLLIPPVLNPIIYSVKTKQIRKAITKVLIQKQQQI; encoded by the coding sequence ATGTTGGCCCTCAATAAAACCAATGTTCAAcctctgaccttcttcctgaCGGGCATCCCAggcctgaaagcagcccaggttTGGATCTCCATCCCTTTTTGTCTCCTGTATGTCATCGCCCTCTCAGGGAACAGTGTGATCCTATTTGTGGTCCTCCGTGAGCAAAACCTCCATGAACCCATGTATTATTTCCTCTCTATGCTTTCAGCCACGGACCTGAGCTTATCCCTGTGCACCCTTTCCACTACCCTTGGTGTCTTCTGGTTTGAAGCTCGAGAAATCACCTTAAACGCCTGCATTGCCCAGATGTTCTTTCTCCATGGATTTACTTTCATGGAGTCTGGGGTTCTGCTGGCCATGGCCTTTGATCGCTTTGTAGCCATCTGTAATCCACTGAGATACACCACCGTTCTCACCAATGCCAGGATTGCCCAGATTGGGATGACCATGTTGGTACGGAATGTTGCTGTCATGTTACCCGTGGTGCTCTTTGTTAAGAAGCTGTCTTTCTGCAGTGCTGTGGTCCTTTCACATTCTTACTGCTACCATGTTGATCTCATTCAGCTGTCTTGTACAGACAACAGAATCAACAGCATCCTTGGTCTGTTTGCACTTTTCTCCACAACAGGGTTTGACTGCCCTTGCATCTTGCTGTCCTATGTACTGATCATCCGATCTGTTCTCAGCATTGCCTCCTCAGAGGGGCGGCAAAAAGCCTTCAACACCTGCATATCCCACATCAGTGCTGTTGCCATCTTCTACATCCCCCTCATCAGCTTGTCTCTTGTCCATCGCTATGGCCATTCAGCACCTGCATTTGTCCACACCATCATGGCGAATGTCTTCCTTCTCATTCCTCCTGTGCTCAACCCTATCATCTACAGTGTGAAGACTAAGCAGATTCGAAAGGCTATTACCAAGGTCTTAATTCAGAAGCAGCAACAAATCTAA
- the LOC116598089 gene encoding olfactory receptor 51A7-like — protein MFALNTSEVEISTFLLIGIPGLEHMHIWVSIPICFMYLLAILGNCTILFVIKTEPSLHEPMYYFLSMLALSDLGLSFSSLPSMLRIFLFNALEISADACIAQEFFIHGFTDMESSVLLVMSFDRFLAIRTPLRYSSILTSSRVLHIGLTFAIKSMLLVLPLPFTLKRLRYCNKRLLSHSYCLHQDVMKLACSDNRVNFYYGLFVALCMMSDSVFIAVSYVFILKTVLGIASHGERLKALNTCVSHICAVLIFYVPIITLATMHRFAKHKSPLAMILIADAFLLVPPLMNPIVYCVKTRQIRVKVLEKLSLKSK, from the coding sequence ATGTTTGCTCTCAATACCTCAGAAGTTGAAATATCCACCTTCCTGTTGATTGGGATCCCAGGGCTTGAGCATATGCACATTTGGGTCTCCATCCCCATCTGTTTTATGTACCTCCTGGCCATCCTGGGCAACTGCACCATCCTCTTTGTCATCAAGACAGAGCCTTCCCTGCATGAGCCAATGTACTATTTTCTCTCCATGTTGGCCCTATCTGACCTGGgcttgtctttctcttctcttccctccatgCTGAGGATCTTCTTGTTCAATGCTTTGGAGATTTCTGCTGATGCATGTATTGCCCAGGAATTTTTCATCCATGGATTCACAGACATGGAATCTTCGGTGCTTCTGGTCATGTCCTTTGATCGCTTTCTAGCTATTCGCACCCCCCTGAGGTATAGCTCCATTCTTACCAGCTCCAGAGTTTTGCATATCGGACTGACATTTGCTATCAAAAGCATGTTACtagttcttcctcttcctttcacttTAAAGAGACTCAGGTACTGTAATAAACGCCTGCTCTCACACTCCTATTGCCTCCACCAGGATGTCATGAAACTGGCGTGCTCTGACAATAGGGTTAACTTTTACTATGGTCTGTTTGTGGCACTCTGCATGATGTCAGACAGTGTGTTCATTGCGGTTTCCTATGTCTTCATCCTGAAGACCGTATTGGGTATTGCATCCCATGGGGAGCGACTTAAAGCTCTTAATACCTGTGTGTCCCACATCTGTGCTGTGCTTATCTTCTATGTGCCCATCATCACTTTGGCTACCATGCACCGCTTCGCCAAGCATAAATCCCCCTTGGCTATGATTCTGATAGCTGATGCATTCTTGTTGGTACCACCTTTGATGAACCCCATTGTGTATTGTGTAAAAACTCGGCAGATTAGAGTAAAAGTCTTGGAAAAACTGAGTCTAAAGTCTAAATGA
- the LOC116598288 gene encoding olfactory receptor 51S1, with the protein MSTLPNQTAPNNTSMAPTFLLVGMPGLSAVPSWWTIPLITIYLLSALGNSTILWVIALDSTLHRPMYFFLFLLSVSDVGLATALMPTLLGLAFAGVHAVPASACLLQMFFVHVFSVMESSVLLAMALDRALAICRPLHYPTLLTNDVVSKIGLAIAFRCLGLHLPLPFLLAHMPYCHPQVLTHSYCLHPDIVHLACPGAWSAVYSLFVVLSAMGLDPLLIFFSYGLIGRVLQGLGSSEDRWKAGQTCAAHLSAVLLFYVPMILLALIDRLQVPVPQPAHTLLSYVHFLLPPLINPILYSVKMKEIREKILKRLQPKKVACAQ; encoded by the coding sequence ATGTCAACATTACCCAACCAGACAGCCCCTAATAACACTTCAATGGCCCCCACCTTCTTGTTGGTGGGCATGCCAGGTCTGTCAGCTGTACCCTCCTGGTGGACGATACCACTCATCACCATCTACCTTCTCTCTGCCCTGGGCAACAGTACCATCCTCTGGGTCATTGCCCTGGATTCCACCTTGCACCGCCCaatgtacttcttcctcttcctgctgagTGTGTCTGACGTTGGCTTGGCCACAGCCCTGATGCCCACCCTGCTGGGTCTTGCCTTTGCTGGTGTCCATGCTGTCCCTGCATCAGCGTGCCTCCTACAGATGTTCTTTGTCCATGTCTTTTCTGTCATGGAGTCCTCTGTTTTGCTCGCCATGGCCTTAGATCGAGCACTAGCCATCTGCCGCCCTCTCCACTATCCAACGCTCCTCACCAACGATGTCGTTAGCAAGATTGGCCTGGCTATTGCTTTCCGATGCCTGGGTCTCCACCTGCCCCTGCCATTCCTCCTGGCCCACATGCCCTACTGCCACCCACAGGTTCTGACCCATTCTTACTGCTTGCACCCAGATATAGTCCATTTGGCCTGCCCAGGAGCTTGGAGTGCAGTCTACAGCCTCTTTGTGGTTCTGTCAGCCATGGGATTAGATCCCctgcttattttcttctcctATGGCCTAATTGGCAGGGTGTTGCAAGGTTTGGGATCCAGCGAGGATCGCTGGAAGGCTGGTCAAACCTGTGCAGCCCACCTCTCTGCTGTGCTCCTCTTCTACGTGCCCATGATCCTCCTGGCCCTCATTGACCGTCTCCAGGTGCCAGTACCTCAGCCTGCCCATACTCTCCTCTCCTATGTCCacttcctgcttcctccactgATAAACCCTATTCTCTACAGTGTCAAGATGAAGGAGATTAGAGAGAAAATACTCAAGAGGTTACAGCCCAAGAAGGTGGCTTGTGCTCAATGA